From a single Photobacterium gaetbulicola Gung47 genomic region:
- a CDS encoding cell division protein MukB (COG3096) yields the protein MERGKYQSLTMVNWNGFFARTFDIDNLVTTLSGGNGAGKSTTMAAFITSLIPDQSLLHFRNTTEAGSSNASRDKGLHGKLKPGTCYSALDVVNSKNQRIIFAVKLQQVAGRDKKVDIKPFIIQGLPSHVKPTEILVETLSDNQARVRQINEVKELVGSEYEGVMFKAFNSVTDYHVQMFEFGVLPKKLRNSTDRSKFYRLIEASLYGGISSAITRSLRDYLLPHNSGVKKAFQDMEAALRENRMTLEAIKLTQSDRDLFKHLITEATNYVAADYMRHANERRQKLEKTLGLRGELMGSRKSLDDQQASLTNMTAELDELTEREGALEQDHQAASDHLQLVQTAVRQQEKIERYREDLEELTERLEEQVMVVEEAAEQLAMAEEQALLTEEEVDSLKTQLADYQQALDMQQTRALQYQQAVQALEKARDITGEHQMLADQAVPYLAQLKQDQETQTTALLALKHRLDMSSAAAQQFEKGLQIVTTIAGSIERSEAGSKARELIAKARQLGAITERSDQLKAQYRDLERAVRNQRQATELAETYAKRFAVELDGELALAEEQARHEATLEELEQQQEILVEQRNDMRRQEQQLTSQISALEAAAPAWIAASDALEKLSEQSERELYDSQAVMEAMQLTLDKEREASATRDKLAARKQQIELDIERLAQPGGSDDSRLRALADTLGGSLLSEIYDDITLADAPYFSAMYGPARHAIVVPDLKGIKDKLVALDDCPDDLYIIEGDADSFDDSGFDVDELEEAVCVHLNDRQLRYSRFPKVPLFGRAAREQRLEHLREEREQLIEEHAKASFDSQKLQRLYQSFNSFVATHMAVAFSDDPEAALKVARDKRNQLSRQLSESQAQEQQQRSQLTAAREALGLLGKINPLVNLLEDDTLQARFEEVQQQLSQLDEARQYLNRHGKAIAELESLVTALDADPQQFDALQISYDDADKQLQALKAKIFAVADLAERRHHFGYADSIDMLSKSSELNEQLKAKLASAERERNRCRDALKQTRSQANQYNQLLASLKSSHQAKLETVQEFERELQELGVRADVEAEERARLRRDELNERLHTSRTRRSQLEKGITSVELEMKGLVKRLRKVGKEYQEIRKLVVTAKAGWCAVLRLARESDVERRLHRREMAYMSADELRSLSDKSLGALRLAVADNENLRDALRASEDVSRPERKVLFYIAVYQHLRERIRHDIIRTDDPVEAIEEMEVELARLSEELTAREQRLAISSDSVANIIRKTIQREQNRIRMLNQGLQNISFGQVQGVRLNVKVRETHEQLLTGLADQQDQHQDLFGNHRLSFSEAIAKLFQRLNPHIDVGQRSPQVMGEELLDYRNYLELSIEVNRGTDGWLQAESGALSTGEAIGTGQAILLMVVQSWEEESRRLRGKDIIPCRLLFLDEAARLDGKSIATLFELCDRLDMQLLIAAPENISPEKGTTYKLVRKIFKDREHVHVVGLRGFGQESKAPANIQTMLELDPV from the coding sequence ATGGAACGCGGTAAGTATCAATCGTTGACCATGGTCAACTGGAATGGCTTCTTTGCCCGTACATTCGATATCGATAACCTGGTAACCACGCTGTCTGGCGGTAACGGTGCTGGTAAGTCGACCACCATGGCGGCATTTATTACCTCCCTTATTCCGGATCAGAGCCTGCTTCATTTCCGTAATACCACCGAAGCGGGGAGCTCCAATGCCTCTCGTGACAAAGGTCTGCACGGTAAGCTGAAACCGGGTACCTGTTACTCGGCACTGGATGTGGTGAACTCGAAGAACCAGCGCATCATTTTTGCAGTGAAACTGCAGCAGGTTGCTGGCCGTGACAAGAAGGTGGATATCAAGCCATTTATTATCCAGGGTTTGCCATCACATGTTAAACCGACCGAAATCTTGGTCGAAACACTGTCTGATAACCAGGCGCGTGTACGTCAAATTAACGAAGTGAAAGAGCTGGTCGGCAGCGAATATGAAGGCGTAATGTTTAAGGCCTTCAACTCGGTGACTGACTACCATGTGCAGATGTTCGAATTCGGTGTGTTGCCGAAGAAACTGCGCAACAGCACCGACCGCTCTAAATTCTACCGTCTGATTGAAGCCTCGCTCTACGGTGGTATTTCCAGTGCGATCACCCGCTCGCTGCGTGACTACCTGCTGCCGCACAACAGCGGCGTGAAGAAAGCGTTCCAGGATATGGAAGCGGCACTGCGTGAAAACCGCATGACGCTGGAGGCGATCAAGCTGACCCAGAGCGACCGTGATCTGTTCAAGCACTTGATCACCGAAGCGACCAACTACGTGGCGGCAGACTACATGCGCCATGCCAACGAACGTCGCCAGAAGCTGGAAAAAACACTGGGCTTGCGCGGTGAACTGATGGGGTCGCGCAAGAGCTTGGATGATCAGCAGGCCTCTCTGACCAACATGACAGCTGAGCTGGATGAACTGACCGAGCGCGAAGGGGCGCTGGAGCAGGATCACCAGGCCGCTTCTGATCACCTGCAACTGGTCCAAACCGCAGTGCGCCAGCAGGAGAAGATCGAACGCTATCGTGAAGATCTCGAAGAGCTGACCGAACGCCTTGAAGAGCAAGTGATGGTGGTCGAAGAAGCCGCTGAACAACTTGCCATGGCAGAAGAGCAGGCGCTACTGACAGAAGAAGAAGTTGATAGTCTGAAAACCCAGCTGGCAGATTACCAGCAGGCGCTGGATATGCAGCAGACACGTGCTCTGCAATACCAGCAGGCAGTACAGGCGCTGGAAAAAGCCCGTGATATCACAGGTGAGCACCAGATGCTGGCCGATCAGGCAGTCCCTTACCTTGCTCAGTTGAAGCAGGATCAGGAAACCCAAACCACGGCATTGTTGGCCCTCAAGCACCGACTGGATATGTCATCGGCGGCGGCACAGCAGTTTGAAAAAGGCCTGCAGATTGTTACCACGATAGCTGGCTCAATCGAGCGTTCAGAAGCGGGGAGCAAAGCCCGTGAATTGATTGCCAAAGCGCGACAGCTAGGAGCGATTACCGAGCGCAGCGACCAGCTAAAAGCCCAATATCGTGACCTGGAGCGTGCAGTTCGTAACCAGCGCCAAGCGACAGAACTGGCTGAAACCTATGCCAAGCGCTTTGCGGTTGAGCTTGACGGCGAGCTGGCACTGGCTGAAGAGCAGGCTCGCCACGAGGCGACGCTGGAAGAGCTGGAGCAACAGCAGGAAATCCTGGTCGAGCAGCGCAATGACATGCGCCGGCAGGAGCAGCAGCTGACCAGTCAGATCTCGGCTCTGGAAGCGGCAGCCCCGGCGTGGATTGCCGCCTCTGATGCATTGGAAAAGCTGTCTGAGCAATCGGAGCGTGAGCTTTACGATAGCCAGGCGGTGATGGAAGCGATGCAGCTGACTCTGGACAAAGAGCGTGAAGCGTCTGCGACCCGTGACAAGCTGGCCGCCCGCAAGCAGCAGATCGAGTTGGATATCGAACGTTTGGCTCAGCCAGGCGGTAGTGATGATTCACGCTTGCGTGCACTGGCAGATACCTTGGGTGGCAGCCTGTTGTCGGAGATTTACGACGACATCACCCTGGCCGATGCTCCTTACTTCAGTGCCATGTATGGCCCGGCCCGTCACGCTATTGTGGTACCGGATCTAAAAGGCATCAAAGACAAACTGGTGGCGCTGGATGACTGCCCGGATGATTTATACATCATCGAAGGTGATGCAGATTCATTCGACGACAGTGGTTTTGATGTTGATGAGCTGGAAGAAGCGGTTTGCGTTCACCTTAACGATCGCCAGCTGCGATACTCTCGCTTCCCGAAAGTGCCGCTGTTCGGCCGTGCCGCGCGTGAGCAGCGCCTTGAACATTTGCGTGAAGAGCGTGAGCAGCTGATTGAAGAGCACGCCAAGGCGTCCTTTGATTCGCAGAAGCTCCAGCGCCTATACCAGAGTTTCAACAGCTTTGTCGCAACCCACATGGCCGTGGCCTTTAGCGATGATCCAGAAGCGGCGCTGAAAGTGGCCCGTGACAAGCGTAATCAGCTAAGCCGCCAGCTTTCTGAGTCACAGGCTCAAGAGCAGCAACAGCGCAGCCAGCTAACAGCTGCCCGCGAAGCACTTGGCCTATTGGGCAAAATCAACCCGCTGGTAAACCTGCTGGAAGATGACACCCTACAGGCACGCTTTGAAGAAGTGCAGCAGCAGCTGTCGCAGCTGGATGAAGCCCGCCAGTACCTTAACCGCCACGGTAAAGCGATTGCTGAGCTAGAGTCACTGGTTACGGCGCTGGATGCTGATCCGCAGCAGTTTGATGCCTTGCAGATCAGCTACGATGATGCCGACAAGCAGCTTCAAGCACTGAAAGCGAAGATCTTCGCTGTTGCCGACTTGGCAGAGCGCCGCCACCACTTTGGCTATGCTGATTCCATCGACATGCTCAGCAAGAGCTCTGAGCTTAATGAGCAGCTGAAAGCCAAGCTGGCCTCGGCTGAGCGTGAGCGTAATCGCTGTCGCGATGCCCTGAAACAGACGCGTTCACAAGCGAACCAGTACAACCAGCTGTTGGCGTCGCTCAAGAGCTCGCACCAGGCGAAACTGGAAACGGTTCAGGAGTTTGAGCGTGAGCTTCAGGAGTTGGGTGTTCGCGCCGATGTAGAAGCCGAAGAGCGCGCCCGCTTGCGCCGAGATGAGTTGAACGAGCGTCTACACACCTCGCGTACTCGTCGCAGCCAGCTAGAGAAAGGTATCACCTCTGTCGAGCTGGAAATGAAAGGCTTGGTGAAACGCCTACGCAAAGTGGGCAAAGAATACCAGGAGATCCGTAAGCTGGTGGTTACCGCCAAAGCCGGCTGGTGTGCGGTACTGCGCCTGGCGCGCGAAAGTGATGTTGAACGTCGCCTGCACCGCCGTGAAATGGCTTACATGTCTGCCGATGAACTGCGTTCGCTATCGGATAAGTCCCTGGGGGCGCTTCGTTTGGCGGTTGCGGATAACGAGAACCTGCGTGACGCGCTGCGGGCATCGGAAGATGTCTCTCGTCCAGAGCGCAAAGTACTGTTCTACATCGCGGTTTACCAGCACCTGCGCGAGCGTATTCGTCACGACATCATTCGTACTGATGATCCAGTAGAAGCCATCGAAGAGATGGAAGTAGAGTTGGCTCGCCTGAGCGAAGAGCTAACTGCCCGTGAACAACGTCTGGCGATCAGCTCTGACTCGGTAGCGAACATTATTCGCAAGACTATCCAGCGCGAGCAGAACCGTATCCGTATGCTCAACCAGGGTCTGCAGAATATCAGCTTTGGCCAGGTCCAGGGCGTGCGCCTGAATGTGAAGGTACGTGAAACCCACGAGCAGCTGCTAACTGGCCTTGCCGACCAGCAGGATCAGCATCAGGATCTGTTCGGTAACCACCGCCTGTCGTTCTCCGAAGCGATTGCTAAGCTGTTCCAGCGCCTGAACCCGCATATTGATGTCGGCCAGCGTTCGCCGCAGGTGATGGGCGAGGAGTTGTTGGACTACCGTAACTACCTTGAGCTGAGCATTGAAGTTAACCGTGGTACCGACGGCTGGCTGCAGGCTGAGTCGGGTGCGCTGTCAACCGGTGAGGCGATCGGTACCGGCCAAGCAATCCTGTTGATGGTTGTTCAGAGCTGGGAAGAAGAATCTCGTCGCCTGCGCGGTAAAGATATCATCCCATGTCGCCTGCTGTTCCTTGATGAGGCCGCACGACTGGATGGTAAGTCGATTGCAACGCTGTTCGAGCTGTGTGACCGTTTGGATATGCAGCTTCTTATCGCTGCACCGGAGAATATCAGCCCAGAGAAGGGCACCACCTACAAGCTGGTGCGTAAGATCTTCAAAGATCGCGAGCACGTGCATGTGGTTGGTCTGCGAGGCTTCGGCCAGGAGTCTAAGGCTCCTGCTAATATCCAGACCATGTTGGAATTGGATCCGGTGTAA
- a CDS encoding hypothetical protein (COG0790,COG3409), giving the protein MPATMTLKKIVFGAIFGLVAFGATTAHASVTTSPEHHLLSTLNYVELEAEQGDKNMQLFLGRAYLEGSNGLQADPLKGMYWLEKAAVDMPEVKTLIGDLFKKGEVLPRDHEQAVRWYTEAANEGDVPAMVELGMYYASGATGSVDCGNAIKWFNEAANGGSLESKRNLVWLYATCSDDRMRDGERALKLAKQVLSRNGTGDAGDYDNLAAAYAACGEFRRAVEAQETAIGKLDESNGQRYANFEQRLKLYQQNQTIYSASL; this is encoded by the coding sequence ATGCCAGCTACCATGACCCTGAAAAAAATTGTATTCGGTGCCATTTTCGGCCTAGTTGCTTTCGGTGCAACAACTGCCCATGCTTCGGTTACGACTTCTCCCGAGCACCACCTGCTTTCAACCTTGAACTACGTAGAACTTGAAGCTGAGCAGGGCGACAAAAACATGCAGCTGTTCCTCGGACGTGCTTACCTTGAAGGCAGTAACGGCTTGCAGGCTGATCCGCTGAAAGGCATGTACTGGCTGGAAAAAGCAGCAGTAGATATGCCAGAGGTCAAGACTCTGATTGGCGATCTGTTCAAGAAAGGTGAAGTGCTGCCACGTGATCACGAGCAGGCAGTACGCTGGTACACCGAAGCGGCCAATGAGGGTGATGTGCCGGCAATGGTTGAACTGGGTATGTACTATGCGTCAGGCGCAACCGGTTCGGTTGACTGCGGCAATGCCATCAAGTGGTTCAACGAAGCGGCCAACGGCGGCTCCCTAGAGTCAAAGCGTAACCTTGTATGGCTGTATGCCACTTGCTCCGATGATCGTATGCGTGATGGCGAGCGTGCGCTGAAGTTGGCGAAGCAGGTGCTAAGCCGCAATGGCACCGGGGATGCGGGCGACTATGATAACCTGGCCGCCGCTTATGCTGCATGTGGTGAGTTCCGCCGTGCCGTTGAAGCTCAAGAAACGGCAATTGGCAAACTGGATGAATCAAACGGCCAGCGCTATGCAAACTTCGAGCAGCGTTTGAAGCTGTACCAGCAGAACCAGACAATCTATAGCGCTTCCCTGTAA
- a CDS encoding periplasmic nitrate reductase system (COG4459), giving the protein MSNPEPVSDKEKAKYEWRSFLFITIFLFPILAVAIVGGYGFIVWAMQVFFLGPPGHG; this is encoded by the coding sequence ATGAGCAACCCGGAACCCGTCAGTGATAAAGAGAAAGCCAAGTATGAATGGCGCTCTTTTTTGTTTATCACCATTTTCCTATTTCCCATTCTAGCCGTCGCCATCGTAGGAGGTTATGGCTTTATCGTGTGGGCGATGCAAGTGTTTTTCCTTGGGCCTCCTGGCCATGGGTAA
- a CDS encoding putative cytochrome c-type protein TorC (COG3005) — translation MMNALKKLWATFWRPAVHISLGVLTLGGFLAGIIFWGGFNTALEMTNTEKFCIGCHEMRDNVYEELQQTVHWSNHSGVRATCPDCHVPHNWTDKIARKMQASKEVYGAIFGTINTREKFLEKRLELANHEWERFSANGSLECKNCHNYDSMNWDEMSDLARTQMQQAAERDQSCMDCHKGIAHELPGNMELSGGMVQQLVQKAGNTSFKEGESYFSVRYLPMYEDEALTIDGGQLNPASEVKVVQVKDNAVQVEISGWRKTKGFGRVINEDFGLNIPTAALSKDAALSDTLVEKFEEKEDELTGLGWQRVTAKLWMPKESLLDDVEEIWAEARPAYNNNCSICHTQPAENHFDANTWPGMFNGMLAFVNLDRDSEALVLKYLQKHSSDFSDAGH, via the coding sequence ATGATGAATGCTTTGAAAAAGCTGTGGGCGACATTTTGGCGTCCAGCAGTACATATTAGCTTGGGCGTATTGACGCTCGGCGGATTCCTGGCAGGGATCATTTTCTGGGGGGGCTTCAATACAGCCCTTGAAATGACCAATACTGAGAAATTCTGTATTGGTTGCCACGAGATGCGTGACAACGTCTACGAGGAACTACAGCAAACTGTCCACTGGTCAAATCACTCTGGTGTCAGGGCCACTTGCCCAGATTGCCATGTCCCCCATAATTGGACCGATAAAATTGCCCGTAAAATGCAGGCCAGCAAAGAGGTATACGGCGCAATTTTCGGAACGATCAATACCCGTGAGAAATTTCTCGAAAAGCGGCTTGAGCTGGCTAATCACGAATGGGAACGTTTTTCTGCCAACGGGTCGCTGGAATGTAAAAACTGCCACAACTACGACAGTATGAACTGGGACGAAATGTCGGATCTTGCCCGTACACAGATGCAGCAGGCTGCTGAGCGGGATCAGAGCTGTATGGATTGCCATAAGGGGATTGCTCATGAGCTGCCGGGCAACATGGAACTCTCGGGCGGCATGGTCCAGCAGCTGGTCCAGAAAGCGGGCAACACCTCCTTCAAGGAAGGGGAGAGCTACTTCAGTGTCCGTTACCTGCCAATGTATGAAGACGAAGCCCTGACCATTGATGGCGGTCAGCTCAACCCGGCCTCCGAGGTGAAGGTGGTGCAGGTCAAAGACAATGCGGTGCAGGTTGAGATCTCTGGTTGGCGTAAAACCAAAGGTTTTGGCCGGGTGATCAACGAGGACTTCGGCCTGAATATCCCGACGGCGGCCCTGAGCAAAGATGCTGCGCTCAGTGATACCCTGGTTGAGAAATTTGAAGAAAAAGAAGACGAATTAACAGGCTTGGGCTGGCAGCGGGTCACAGCGAAACTGTGGATGCCGAAAGAGTCACTGCTTGATGATGTGGAAGAGATCTGGGCCGAGGCAAGGCCAGCCTACAATAACAACTGCAGTATTTGCCATACCCAGCCAGCCGAAAATCACTTCGATGCGAACACTTGGCCGGGCATGTTCAACGGGATGTTGGCATTCGTCAACCTCGACCGTGATAGTGAAGCCCTGGTGCTGAAATACCTACAGAAACACTCATCAGACTTTTCTGATGCCGGCCATTAA
- a CDS encoding putative trimethylamine-N-oxide reductase (COG0243): MSLSRRQFLSGLVTTSAVGVIGPSLLTSVARAAEEVSSPYSADGVWKTTGSHWGAFRAKIYNGKVVEIKPLERDKYPTDMINGIKGIIYNPSRVRYPMIRLDWLKKHKYSGDTRGNNRFVRVTWDEALDIFYNELERIQKDYGPWALHAGMTGWRQTGQFHSCGNHMQRAVGMHGNFMTKVGDYSTGAGQTIMPYVLGSTEVYAQGTSWPDILANSKTVILWANDPLKNTQVGWQCETHDSYMYYEQLRDKVAKGEIKVISVDPVKSKSQNYLGCDQLYVNPQTDVPFMLAIAHTLYKEELYDKAFIETYALGFDEFMPYVLGEAKDKVEKTPEWAEPICGVKAEEIREFARLLAKDRTQLIFGWAVQRQQHGEQPYWMGAVIATMLGQIGLPGGGISYSHHYSGVGIPPTGAAGPGGFPRNVDEGKKPKWDNTDFKGYSRTIPVARWVDAILEPGKEINYNGSKVVLPDTKMLVVSGCNPWHHHQDRNRMKTAFQKLQTVVTIDFAWTATCRFSDIVLPACTQFERNDIDLYGAYSGTGVLAMHKLVDPLYQSRTDFDIFTDFCRRFGRNKEYTRGMDEMEWVRSLYDECREANKANFEMPEFDEFWEVGQAGWVDFGEGKNFVRHADFREDPEINPLGTPSGFIEIYSRKIASYNYEHCQGHPMWFEKAERSHGGPGSDKYPLWLQSCHPDQRLHSQMCESDEYRATYTVQDREPVYISPEDAKARGINDGDLVRVFNDRGQLLAGAVVSGDYPQGVIRIHEGAWYGPLNEKLGAIDTYGDPNTLTMDVGSSELAQATSANTVVVDIEKFKGEVPPVTAFGGPIYES; encoded by the coding sequence ATGTCTCTGAGTCGTCGTCAATTTTTATCCGGGCTGGTTACCACGAGCGCGGTAGGGGTCATCGGTCCGAGTCTACTGACTTCTGTTGCCCGTGCTGCCGAAGAGGTGTCCTCACCGTATTCGGCTGATGGGGTTTGGAAAACCACGGGCTCCCATTGGGGGGCATTTCGCGCCAAGATCTACAACGGTAAGGTTGTTGAGATCAAGCCACTGGAGCGTGATAAATACCCGACAGATATGATCAATGGGATCAAGGGGATTATCTACAATCCTTCCCGAGTCCGGTATCCGATGATCCGCCTAGATTGGCTCAAGAAGCACAAGTACAGCGGGGATACCCGGGGCAACAACCGTTTTGTCCGGGTGACTTGGGACGAAGCGCTGGATATCTTTTACAACGAGCTGGAACGGATCCAAAAGGATTATGGGCCATGGGCACTGCATGCAGGGATGACGGGCTGGCGGCAAACCGGCCAGTTCCATAGCTGTGGTAACCATATGCAACGGGCCGTTGGGATGCACGGTAACTTCATGACCAAAGTTGGGGACTATTCGACCGGTGCTGGCCAGACGATCATGCCGTACGTGCTGGGCTCGACCGAGGTCTATGCCCAGGGCACATCCTGGCCTGATATCTTGGCAAACAGCAAAACGGTGATCTTGTGGGCCAATGATCCGCTGAAGAATACCCAGGTCGGCTGGCAGTGCGAGACCCACGACTCCTACATGTATTACGAGCAGCTTAGGGACAAGGTGGCCAAGGGCGAGATCAAAGTGATCTCGGTCGATCCGGTGAAGTCGAAAAGCCAGAATTACCTGGGGTGCGATCAGCTCTACGTGAACCCGCAAACGGATGTGCCTTTTATGCTGGCCATCGCCCATACCTTGTACAAGGAAGAGCTCTACGATAAGGCCTTTATCGAAACCTATGCCCTCGGCTTTGATGAGTTTATGCCTTACGTACTGGGCGAAGCCAAGGACAAAGTCGAGAAAACCCCAGAATGGGCGGAACCTATCTGTGGCGTCAAGGCCGAGGAGATCCGTGAGTTTGCCCGTCTGTTGGCGAAGGACCGTACCCAGTTGATCTTCGGCTGGGCGGTGCAGCGCCAACAGCACGGCGAGCAGCCATACTGGATGGGGGCTGTTATCGCGACAATGCTGGGCCAAATTGGCTTACCCGGTGGCGGTATTTCTTATTCACACCACTACAGTGGGGTGGGGATCCCACCAACCGGAGCCGCAGGCCCTGGCGGTTTCCCGCGCAATGTTGATGAGGGTAAGAAACCGAAATGGGACAATACTGATTTTAAAGGTTATAGCCGGACGATTCCGGTTGCCCGCTGGGTCGATGCGATTCTCGAGCCGGGCAAGGAAATCAACTACAACGGGTCGAAAGTGGTGTTACCTGATACCAAGATGCTGGTAGTCAGCGGCTGTAACCCCTGGCACCATCACCAGGACCGTAACCGGATGAAAACAGCTTTCCAGAAGCTGCAGACTGTGGTGACGATTGATTTTGCCTGGACCGCAACCTGCCGGTTCTCTGATATTGTGCTGCCAGCTTGTACCCAGTTCGAGCGCAACGACATCGACCTGTACGGAGCCTATTCGGGCACCGGTGTCCTGGCGATGCACAAACTGGTTGATCCGCTTTACCAGTCGCGAACCGACTTTGATATCTTCACCGATTTCTGCCGGCGTTTCGGCCGCAACAAGGAATATACCCGCGGTATGGATGAAATGGAGTGGGTGCGCTCGCTCTATGATGAGTGTCGTGAAGCCAACAAAGCCAATTTTGAGATGCCGGAATTCGACGAGTTCTGGGAGGTGGGCCAGGCCGGCTGGGTTGACTTTGGCGAAGGCAAGAACTTTGTCCGCCATGCCGATTTTCGCGAAGATCCTGAAATCAACCCGCTGGGCACGCCATCCGGGTTTATCGAAATCTACAGCCGAAAAATTGCCAGTTATAACTACGAGCACTGCCAGGGGCACCCAATGTGGTTTGAAAAAGCCGAGCGCTCGCACGGTGGGCCGGGATCCGACAAGTATCCGCTCTGGTTGCAGTCGTGCCACCCTGATCAGCGGTTGCATTCACAGATGTGTGAGTCGGATGAGTACCGGGCGACCTATACCGTTCAGGATCGCGAGCCGGTCTATATCAGTCCGGAAGATGCGAAAGCCAGGGGAATTAATGACGGTGACTTGGTGAGGGTCTTCAATGATCGCGGCCAGCTATTGGCCGGGGCGGTGGTATCAGGCGATTACCCCCAGGGGGTGATCCGGATCCATGAAGGAGCCTGGTATGGCCCGCTCAACGAGAAG